Proteins found in one Aquibium microcysteis genomic segment:
- the rpmB gene encoding 50S ribosomal protein L28 has protein sequence MSRACELTAKAVLYGNNVSHANNKTRRRFLPNLVNVTLMSEALNQSVRLRVSANALRSVEHRGGLDAFLLKADVAELSQRARLLKKQITKKLADQPAA, from the coding sequence ATGTCCCGCGCTTGCGAACTGACCGCCAAGGCCGTCCTGTACGGCAACAATGTGAGCCACGCCAACAACAAGACGCGTCGCCGCTTCCTGCCCAACCTCGTCAACGTGACGCTGATGTCGGAGGCGCTCAACCAGAGCGTCCGCCTTCGCGTCTCCGCGAACGCGCTGCGCTCGGTCGAGCATCGCGGCGGGCTCGATGCCTTCCTGCTCAAGGCCGACGTGGCCGAGCTGTCGCAGCGTGCGCGTCTCCTGAAGAAGCAGATCACCAAGAAGCTGGCCGACCAGCCGGCCGCCTGA
- a CDS encoding VUT family protein: MTSSLRVLPFVAAMAIIVALSNVLVQYPFEHLGLGELLTWGAFTYPAAFLVNDLTNRRFGASAARRVVLAGFVIAVALSVWLATPRIAIASGSAFLAAQLLDTAVFDRLRGRAWWQAPFLSTLIGSALDTVLFFGLAFSGTFAGIDAAFGMEDGSLAFAVPFLGGQAPLWVSLALGDFAVKILIGVAMLAPYGALLSVLKPVPALR; the protein is encoded by the coding sequence ATGACCAGCAGCCTGCGCGTCCTGCCGTTCGTCGCGGCCATGGCGATCATCGTCGCCTTGTCGAACGTCCTCGTCCAGTATCCCTTCGAGCATCTCGGACTGGGCGAACTCCTCACCTGGGGCGCCTTCACCTATCCGGCAGCCTTCCTCGTCAACGACCTGACCAACCGCCGCTTCGGCGCAAGCGCCGCGCGCCGGGTGGTCCTGGCGGGTTTCGTCATCGCCGTGGCGCTGTCGGTCTGGCTCGCCACGCCGCGCATAGCGATCGCCTCCGGCTCGGCCTTCCTCGCAGCCCAGCTCCTCGACACGGCCGTGTTCGACCGTCTGCGCGGCAGGGCCTGGTGGCAGGCGCCCTTTCTCTCGACGCTGATCGGCTCCGCGCTCGACACGGTCCTCTTCTTCGGCCTCGCCTTCTCGGGAACCTTCGCCGGCATCGACGCCGCCTTCGGCATGGAGGACGGCTCGCTCGCCTTCGCGGTCCCCTTCCTCGGCGGACAGGCGCCGCTGTGGGTGTCGCTGGCGCTCGGCGATTTCGCCGTCAAGATCCTGATCGGGGTCGCCATGCTCGCGCCCTATGGGGCGCTGCTGTCGGTCCTGAAGCCGGTGCCGGCCCTTCGCTGA